From the genome of Streptococcus marmotae, one region includes:
- a CDS encoding ABC transporter permease — translation MDRHRLKVMITKEYKELVRDRGLLISLLTLPIVFSIVLPVLLLVLGTSQEVSTSIAGLNSFIEQFKIIDYPNYLTTENLPLYAVFTYFFLPLFMLLPIMISTVLASSSFIGEKEHKTLEGLLYTPLSPRILVLGKALGCAVPAVTLSTVSVVVYTLVVNTVGWGYFGHIILPNVTWLLVTILISPLLVLLSILLVIGSSQYLKNSKSAQGVSMIIVAPIFGMLISQSTGVLILGIFETIVFIIALILLVLVVFFVVMKLFNFEKFILNN, via the coding sequence ATGGATAGACATCGATTGAAGGTCATGATAACAAAGGAGTATAAAGAATTAGTTAGGGATAGGGGATTACTGATTTCCCTGCTTACCCTGCCAATTGTCTTTAGCATTGTATTACCAGTGTTATTATTAGTATTGGGTACTAGTCAGGAAGTATCGACTAGCATAGCTGGTTTAAATAGCTTCATTGAACAATTCAAGATTATAGATTATCCAAATTATCTTACAACGGAAAACTTACCTCTTTATGCTGTCTTTACTTACTTTTTTTTACCGTTATTCATGCTTCTCCCCATTATGATTTCGACAGTATTAGCTAGTAGTAGCTTTATTGGAGAGAAAGAGCACAAAACTTTGGAGGGGTTGTTATACACGCCACTGTCTCCTAGAATACTTGTTTTAGGAAAAGCATTAGGTTGTGCGGTACCTGCAGTTACGCTATCCACTGTTTCTGTTGTAGTTTATACATTGGTTGTTAATACTGTAGGTTGGGGATATTTTGGGCATATCATATTACCTAATGTAACATGGTTATTAGTTACAATTTTGATCTCTCCACTTCTTGTTTTATTATCAATATTGTTAGTGATTGGAAGTTCACAATATTTGAAGAACAGTAAGTCAGCTCAGGGAGTATCTATGATAATTGTAGCACCGATCTTTGGTATGTTGATTTCTCAATCCACAGGGGTATTAATTTTAGGAATCTTTGAAACAATAGTTTTCATCATAGCTTTAATATTATTAGTTCTTGTTGTTTTTTTTGTTGTTATGAAACTATTCAATTTTGAGAAATTTATTCTAAACAATTGA
- a CDS encoding alcohol dehydrogenase catalytic domain-containing protein produces the protein MHVDAFSCNYRDKALIVKSAINMKNKGTSAKPVSFFGSDFVGTITEVGAGVTDLKIGTRVIPNCYYPYREYEGVATGVVTNEASKGWLKLHKSKVLAIPDDMNDYVAASFSIGAQTSSSMIRRCNIKNSDKILVTSSRSNTSMFIIKSLLTDGYDVTALTTTDWSIEELDFVSPAKVIKIERGLKSWEELNLGKFDVIFDPFYDLNLLNCIPHLNFNGRYITCGFKNQHSSFEEKTDDIRSNKFNLLMLQAMINNLYIIGNCIGTTEDLRLAISNYNPNNAPIQIDKIVDIYHGAEFLDSTYNMRSRFGKVVMTYKK, from the coding sequence ATTCATGTAGATGCTTTTTCTTGTAATTATCGTGATAAGGCATTAATAGTCAAATCAGCAATAAATATGAAGAATAAAGGAACTTCAGCAAAACCAGTCAGTTTTTTTGGTTCAGATTTTGTTGGAACAATTACTGAAGTCGGTGCAGGGGTAACAGATCTGAAAATCGGAACGAGAGTAATCCCAAATTGCTATTATCCATATAGAGAATATGAAGGAGTAGCAACAGGTGTTGTTACAAATGAGGCTTCAAAAGGATGGTTGAAACTCCATAAATCTAAAGTATTAGCGATTCCAGATGATATGAATGATTACGTGGCAGCATCATTTTCAATTGGAGCACAGACTTCTTCAAGTATGATTCGGAGATGTAATATCAAGAATAGCGATAAGATACTTGTTACGAGCTCTCGATCTAATACTTCTATGTTTATCATTAAATCACTATTGACAGATGGGTATGATGTCACAGCTCTTACGACAACGGATTGGTCCATAGAAGAATTAGACTTTGTGTCTCCAGCGAAGGTTATTAAAATTGAACGAGGTTTAAAAAGTTGGGAAGAATTAAATTTAGGAAAATTTGATGTTATTTTTGACCCATTCTATGATTTAAATTTACTGAATTGTATTCCTCATCTTAATTTTAATGGTAGATACATTACTTGTGGATTTAAAAATCAGCACAGCTCTTTTGAAGAAAAAACTGATGATATCCGTTCAAACAAATTCAATTTATTGATGCTTCAAGCAATGATTAATAATCTTTATATTATTGGGAATTGTATTGGGACAACTGAAGATTTGCGTCTAGCAATTAGTAACTATAATCCCAATAATGCTCCTATTCAGATTGATAAAATTGTGGATATATATCACGGCGCTGAATTTTTAGATTCTACATATAATATGCGAAGTAGATTTGGAAAAGTAGTAATGACATATAAAAAGTGA
- the proB gene encoding glutamate 5-kinase — protein sequence MSGKLIVFKVGTSSLTQENGSLDRIKIARITNQLAQLHQKGYQLVLVTSGSIAAGFRRLGFDKRPTKIAEKQASAAVGQGLLIEEYTQNLMKDGIVSAQVLLTQEDFADARRYQNASQALQVLLHQKAIPIINENDTIAIEEIKVGDNDTLSAQVASLLKADLLVLLTDVDGLYTANPNTDPNARHLAEVAEISEDLFAMAAGAGSTNGTGGMTTKLQAAQIATKSGVPVFICSSKEDTALIQAVTQSNKGTLFLADHEALNQRKQWLAFYARTDASVEIDTGAAEAMLLQGRSLLLAGIKAVEGTFQSGDIVSVYHQDTHRIIGKGRVKLSSKELEQKLATKRAEGIFIHRNDWVSL from the coding sequence ATGAGTGGTAAATTAATTGTATTTAAAGTGGGGACGAGTTCCCTCACGCAAGAAAATGGTAGTTTAGACCGTATCAAAATTGCGCGGATTACTAATCAATTGGCCCAGCTTCATCAAAAAGGATACCAGTTGGTTTTGGTGACTTCAGGATCCATTGCAGCTGGTTTTCGTCGTTTAGGTTTTGACAAGCGACCAACCAAAATTGCAGAAAAGCAGGCAAGTGCTGCGGTTGGCCAAGGGCTATTGATTGAAGAGTACACGCAAAACCTGATGAAAGACGGGATTGTATCAGCCCAAGTTCTCTTAACACAGGAGGATTTTGCAGATGCTAGGCGCTATCAGAATGCTTCACAGGCCTTGCAAGTTCTTCTACATCAGAAGGCCATTCCGATTATCAATGAGAATGATACGATTGCTATTGAAGAAATCAAGGTTGGAGATAATGACACCTTATCTGCTCAGGTTGCTTCCCTTTTAAAAGCGGATTTGCTGGTTCTCTTAACGGATGTGGATGGTCTTTATACTGCCAATCCCAATACAGATCCGAACGCACGCCATTTGGCTGAAGTTGCAGAAATTAGCGAAGACTTATTTGCTATGGCAGCAGGGGCAGGGTCAACAAATGGTACAGGTGGCATGACGACAAAATTACAGGCGGCGCAAATTGCCACTAAGTCAGGAGTACCCGTCTTTATTTGCTCATCAAAAGAGGATACAGCTCTTATTCAAGCTGTCACTCAATCTAATAAAGGAACCCTTTTCTTGGCAGATCATGAAGCACTCAACCAACGCAAACAATGGCTAGCCTTTTATGCAAGAACAGATGCTTCGGTAGAGATTGATACAGGTGCAGCAGAGGCCATGCTACTGCAAGGACGGAGCTTACTGCTTGCAGGAATTAAGGCGGTAGAAGGGACCTTTCAGTCAGGTGATATTGTATCTGTCTACCATCAAGATACCCACCGAATCATTGGAAAAGGTCGCGTAAAACTTTCCTCGAAAGAATTAGAGCAAAAATTAGCGACGAAAAGGGCGGAGGGAATCTTTATTCACCGCAATGATTGGGTTAGTTTATAG